One window of Dehalobacterium formicoaceticum genomic DNA carries:
- a CDS encoding metal-dependent transcriptional regulator, which translates to MKVNKIEIRISNSLEDYLEAILIISEENNLVRITDLARFMKISKPSASEAVKSLVDIGFLRHEKYGPVELTEEGRMRAAEVRKRHRLLKKFLTEVLEVPPAIADQDACLMEHAISADTISQLLKFLESQVALNESE; encoded by the coding sequence ATGAAAGTTAATAAGATTGAAATTAGGATTTCCAATTCCCTGGAGGATTATTTAGAAGCCATTCTGATTATTTCTGAAGAGAATAATCTTGTCCGGATTACAGATTTAGCCAGGTTTATGAAAATCTCTAAGCCCAGTGCCAGTGAAGCAGTAAAATCTTTAGTAGATATAGGGTTTTTACGGCATGAAAAATATGGTCCGGTAGAATTGACTGAAGAGGGTAGGATGCGGGCTGCGGAAGTACGTAAACGCCATCGTTTGCTGAAAAAATTTCTAACAGAGGTTTTGGAAGTGCCCCCAGCTATCGCTGATCAGGATGCCTGCCTCATGGAACATGCGATCAGCGCGGATACAATCTCTCAATTGCTGAAGTTTTTGGAGTCCCAGGTTGCCTTAAATGAAAGTGAATAA